Sequence from the Natronomonas marina genome:
CCCGGTACGGCCAGCGGCGCGTCCGTCCCGGCCGTAGCGGTCGTATAACTAATGAGCGAACACGCCTCCTCCGAGTCGATGTGGCCCTGGGAACACGTCCTCTTTGCGTACGTCTTCTACTCCCCGTACGTCCACCTCGCCTACCGGTCGGCGCCGACCGGCTGGCCGGCGGCCGCGCTGGCAGTCGGCACCCTCTTTCCGGACCTCGTCGACAAGCCGCTGGCCTGGCAGTTCGGCCTCGTCGAGACCGGGTGGGGTCCCGCCCACTCGGTCTTCCTCGCCGTCCCGGTCGCGCTGTTCGTGTACGCGGTCGCACGGCACCGCGGCGTCGGCGCGGTCGGCGTCGCCTTCGGCTTCGGCTACCTGTTGCACCTCCCCGGCGACGTCGTCCCGGCCTCGCTGTCGCGGGGGCGGCTCTACCTCGCGCCGGTCCTGTGGCCGCGAAGTGATCCCGCGGTCGACGCCGACCACGGCTCCTTTCTGGACGGCGTCTACAGCCTCCTGACCGAATACGCCGTCCAGCTGCTCGCCCTCGAGGTGACGACGGGCGTGGCGCTGCAGGTCGGGACGGTCGCGGTCGGCGGGCTGCTGTGGCTCTACGACGGGCTCCCCGGCCTGCGGCTCCTGGCCGTCCCCATCCGGTACATCGCCGGCTACCTCCGACTCTCCTGACCTCCCGCGTGCTGTGACAGGACTCGAACGCCCTGCCGGATCGATTGTTCGGGATCGGCGGGGTCGTCGTTCTCGAAGACGAGCCAGTCGGCGCCGCTCGACCTGGCGGCCGGCAGCACCCGCTCGAGATCGACCAGCCCCTCGCCCGGCGTGACCGGGGCGAACGACCGCAGGAACCGGCCCGTCGCCTCGACGTCGGCGACGTGGACCACCGCCAGCCGCTCGCCGAGTAGCTCCATGACCGCGACCGGGTCGTACCCCGCGGCCGCGACCCATCCGACGTCGATCTCGAAGGTGACCGCCTCGGGCGTCCGCTCGATGAGCCTGCCGAGCGCGGTTCGGTCGGCCCCCGCCTCGACGCCCCCCGTGGCGCGCTCCAGGCCGGCGGCGACCCGGCGCCAGCCACCGGGCAGCGGGACCGCCGACACCCGCCCGAGACCGAACCGGTCCAGCGGCGGCGACAGCGTCGCCAGAGTGTTGTGGTACGTGAGTTCGATGCCGGCGGGGGCGAGCAGGTCCGACAGCTCGGCCAGCCGACCCGCGAGCACGTCGACCCGGGCCGTCGTCCGGAAGTGGCCCGCGCCGACGTGTGGGACGACGACGCGCCGGCACCCGACCGACAGACACCGGTCGATTACCCACTTCGGGTCGGTCTCGAGCCGCGAGAGCCCTACGTGGGCCGCGACCGGTTCAATGCCCGTCTCCGCGAGCGCCGTCCGAACCGGCTCGGGGTCTGTCTCGAGGAACCGCCCGGCGAACTCGACGCCGTCGTAGCCCGCCGCCGCGACCCGGCGGACGACCGTCTCCAGCGGAGCCGACATCGACGCGAGCGTGTGTAGCTGGATCGCTGTTCGTGGGGGTCCGGGACCGTCCGCCGTCGATGTCGACTCGGCTGTCATCGGCAATTCCCGGGTGGGCATTGGGTTTCGTTACCCGACGGCTACGCTAGTTCGTCCACGGACCGGCTCGCTGGGCGGGCTGGAAGACGCGCCCCGGCTCAGGCGTCCTCCCGGAACGGATCGGGCTCGGCGGCGCCGACCGCGGACGACCGCTCCAGTGCCTGCCGGTAGACCGCGACTAGCCGCTCTGCCGTCTCCGGCCAGTCGTTTGCGACCGCGTGCCGGTAGTTCGCCCGGCCGACGCCCTCCAGGTCGGGGTGTTCGTGTGCGCGCCGGAGCGCCCGCCGGAGTCCGTCCGGCGCGCCGGGATCGTACAGGAGGTCGTCGTTGGCCGCCGACAGCGCCGCCGGCAGACAGCCCATCGCCGGCGCCACGACCGGCAGGCCGAACGTACAGCCCAGATGGGCCGACCCCGAGTTGAGAACGTCCCGGTACGGCAACACCAGGACATCGGCCGCGTTCAGGTAGTACTGGATCCGCTCGTCGGGGACGAACTCGAGGACCGTCCGGACGTTCCCCGTCCCCGCGGCCAGGGCGTCTATCTCCCCGCCCAGGGCGTCGCTCTTGGGGCTGCCGACCACCCACAGTTCGGCGTCCGGCACGTCGAGTTCCCCGAACGCCGCGAGGAGTTCGGGGATGCCCTTGTACTCCCGGACGAGACCGAAGAAGAGGTAGACGAACGCCCCCTCGGAAATCGACAGTTCCTCGCGGGCCGTCGCCGGCGAGACGTCGTTCTCGTAGGCCGACACGTAGCTGCCGTCGGGGACGACGTGAAGTTCCGCCGCCGAGGGGACCGTGTAGGCGGCCGCGATCCGTTCGGCGGCGGCACGGCACTTCACCGTCACCGCGTCGGCGACCGCGAACACCGTCTCGTTGACGACCCGCTCTGTCCGGGGGTACTTCCCCTCGTGGTGTCGCTCGTTGTGGACCGTCCGGACGACCGCGACCGACAGCAGCGAGACGGCGAGCAGGTCGACGAGAAGCGTCGCCGCGCGAACCCACGTCGCGGCCCTGTCGAGGGCGTCGCTCCCGGTGTCGCTGACGTTGTAGTAGTCGTACACCCAGTCGATACAGAGGACGTCCGCCTCCGGGTACCGGAGCGCGTTCCGCGTCAGCGGGAAGAAAAGCGGCAGCGACGGCGAAAGCACCGTCACGCCGCGGGACTCCAGGGCCCCCGCCACGAGCGACATGTAGGGGTTCTCCGGGTACCGGTCGGCGTCGACGAGGACCGCGGTGAGGTCCTCGTCGGTCATCCGGACCGACGGGGGTCGGGCCGCCCCTCGCGGCTGTCGGTGGTCACGGCGGCCGCTCCCGGACGGCACGGCCGTCGGCAGGTCCTGACTGACATGGGCGGCACCGACGGCGCCTCCGGGGTTAAGTATGGACGGGCTACCGGTTCGGAGGGCGGTACGAACCGCGCGACGGCACCGACGGCGACGGGTGCGGCTACCACGGTTCGCCCCGCCGCGGTAATCGGGGTATAACAAACCTCCGTCTCGCCGGGTGTTCGGTCGATGAGACACGGAGTCGTCGGCACGCGCCGCCCGCCTCGTCGGGCGGAGGGTCCGGCATGAAGGATCGCATCCGGGAGTTGCTGGAGCGACTGGTTCCCACGGGGTCGGTCCTCCAGCGGTCGGTCAAGAGCGGCGTCTGGGTGTCGGCGACCAAGATGTCACTGCGGCTCTCGCAGGTACTGATGCTGATCGTGCTGGCGAGGCTGCTGTCGCCGCGGGACTTCGGGCTGATGGGCGTGGCGCTTCTGACGCTCGCGGCCACGCGCCGCTTTACGAACATCGGCCTCAACGCCGCCCTCGTCCAGCAGAAAGAGGAGAACGTCGACGAGTACCTCAACACCACCTGGTGTCTGGAAATCGGGCGCGGCCTGCTGGTCTTCGCCGTCGTCTTTCTGGCGGCGCCGTACGTCGGTACGTTCTTCGGCGAACCCCGGGCGACGCCGCTGATCCGGGTGCTCGGACTCTCGCCGGTGTTCTACGGTCTCCGGAACCCCGGCGTCGTCTACTTCCAGAAGGACCTCTCCTTTCACCGGGACTTCGTCTACCAGTCCAGCGGCGCCGTGATGCAATTCGCCGTCGGCGTCGGCTACGCGCTGTACTCCCCGACCGTGTGGGCGCTGGTGTTCGCGTCCGTCAGCCGTCCCGCGACCAAGTTCCTCCTGTCGTACGTCCTCCACGACTACCGGCCGTGGCCGTCGTTCGACCTGGAAATGGCGCGGGAACTCATCCAGTACGGCAAGTGGATAACCGGCTCGTCCATCATCGGGTACGTCTACAGCCAGGGTGACGACGCCTTCGTCGGGTGGTTCCTCTCGGCGACCGCCCTCGGCTTCTACCAGTACGCCTACCGCATCGCGGACATGCCGGCCAGGGAGTTCTCCAGCGTCATTTCGAAGGTCACCTTCCCCGCGTACTCCCAGCTCCAGGACGACATCGACGAGCTACGCGGCGCGCTCGTCCAGTCGACGCGGTTGACCGCCTTCGTCGCGTTCCCGATGGCGTTCGGCATCGCCTTGGTCGCACCGAGTTTCGTCCCGGCGGTGCTGGGCAGCGAGTGGACGCCGATGATCACGACGATGCAACTGCTGGCGCTCTACGGACTCCTGCACGCCATCACCCGGAACTTCGGCGCGCTCTGGAAGGCGCAGGGTCGCCCCGACCTCATCGCCAAGCTCGGCACCCTGCGGGTCTGCTGTCTCGCCGTCCTCATCTGGCCGCTGACCGCCCGGTTCGGCATCGAGGGCACCGCCCTCACCGTCGTCGGCGTCTACGTCTTCCCGATGCTCCCCATCGACGTCTACCTCGCCGCCCGGATGGTCGAGGGCCGTTCGGCGATGCTGTACCGGGAGTACGTCTACCCCTTCGTCGCCGCCACGATCATGTTCGGGAGCCTCTACTACGCGCGCGGCGTCCTCGAGGTGTCGCCCCTCGTCGAACTCCTCGTCCTCGTCCCGTCCGGCGCCGTCGTCTACTTCGTCGTCGCCGCCCTGCTGGAGCGCCGCTTCGACTGGGGCATCGAGCGGAACCTCCGGATGATAACCGACGGCGTGCGCGGATGAGGACGGCACCGTCTCCCTCTCGCCCGGCGGCGTTACCGACTCCATACTAACCCGGAACCGTCTCCTTCGTCCGACACCGACATGAACTTCGAACACCGGGTCATCGACGACTCGCCACCCTGCGGACGGCTCTTTGGGTGCCACGCGACCGACCTCACCGGGAACGGCCGCCCCGACGTCGTCGTCGGCGGGACGGGCGCCGAGAAGCTCCCGATACTGGGACGCAGCGGCGCGCCGCTGGTCGGCCGGCTGTTCCGCCGCCTCGAAAAGGACCTCTTCTGGTACGAGAACCCCGGCTGGGAGCGGCACGTCATCTCCCCGCGGTCGGACCTGCGGGCCCTCGGGACGACGATGGGCGACGTCACGGGGAACGGCCGGCTCGACCTCTTCGTCGGCCAGGGCCTCGGCGGCCGCGACCTCTACTGGTTCGAACAGCCTCCCGACCCCCGCGAGCCCTGGACCGAACACCACCTCGGCTCCCCGTTCGAGAAGTACCACGACCTCGCGTTCGGCGACGTGGACGGCGACGGCGAACCGGAACTGGTCGGCGCCTCACAGCGGAGCGAGACCGTCTTCTACTACGACGTCCCGGACGACCCGACCCGGTCGCCGTGGCCCGCCGACTGCCGGCACGTCCTCGCCCGCGACACGCACGCCGAGGGACTGGCCATCGCCGACCTCGACGGCGACGGCCGCGAGGAACTCCTCGCAGGCACCGACGTCTACCGGCGGGCCGCGGCCGTCGAGCAGCCACGATCCGGCGCCGCCGTCGAGACCGACGGCGGGGTGACCGCCGACGGCTGGGAGCGCGAGTCCATCGTCGACGGCTGGAAGTGGACCCGCGTCGCCGTCGCCGACCTCGACGGCGACGGCGACCCGGAGGTGGTGCTCTCGGAAGGCGACTCGCCGCTGCTCGGCGGCGACGCCGGCCGCGTCGCCTGGTTCGACCCGCCCGAGTGGACGCCGCACCGCCTCGCCGAGGACCTCTACTGTCCCCACACCCTCCAGGTCGCCGACTTCGACGGCGACGGCAGCCCCGACGTCTACGTCGCCGAGATGGGCCACGGCCGCGAGGACGGCCAGGCCCGGCACCTGCTGTTCCGCAACCGCGGCGACGGCCGCTTCGAGGAGACGGTCGTCGAACGCGGCGTCCCGACCCACGAGGCGAAGGCCGTCGACGTCGACGGCGACGGACGGATCGACCTCGTCGGCAAGTCCTACGGCGCCGACGCCCACGTCGACGTCTGGTACAACCGCCCGTGACGACCGCCCTCATGGAGAAACCGATGCCCGACACCGCCACCGACCGACCGCACCGCTCGACGGCCGACCGTGCCGACGCTGCCGACCGCGACGGGGACGCGCCGCTGGTCAGCGTCGTCCTGCCGACCTACGACCGACCGTCTTACCTCCGGAAGGCGGTCGAGAGCGTGCTCGCACAGACCTACGAGCCGATCGAACTCGTCGTCGTCGACGACCACTCCGAGCGGCCGGCCGCCGAGACCCTCTCGGGGATGGACCTCGGTGACCTCGCGGCGGTCCGGTGTCGTCGCCACGAGGAGAACCGCGGCGTCAACGCCGCCCGGAACACCGGCATCGAGGCCGCCAGCGGCGAGTACGTCGCCTTCCTCGACGACGACGACCGATGGGTCCCCGAGAAGACCGAACGCCAGGTCGCCGCATTCGAGACTGCCGGCGACGACGTCGGCGTCGTCTACACCGGCAAGCGAACCGTCGAACCGGAAGGCACCGGCGAGCGAATCCCGCCCGCCGTCGAGGGCGACATGACGAAGGCGCTGCTCTGCCGGAACGTCGTCGGAACCATGTCGGTCGTGATGGTCCGGGCCGACCTCGCCAGGGCGGTCCCGCTCGACGAGTCGTTCCCGGCGTGGGCAGACCTGGCGTGGTACGTCAGCCTCTCTCGGCGGGCCGGCTTCAAACGGCTGCCCGAACCGCTGGCCGTCTACGAGTTTACCTCTCACGGCCGGCTGAGCGATGACCTCGAGAAGAAGCGCCGGGGCTACGAGCGGTTCCTCGAGCGGTTCGGCCCGCTGGCCGCCGAGTACGGCCGGCGCTTCCACCGGAAGATGCGCGGCTGGGCGGCCTACCGGGTCGGACGGACGGCGCTCGTGACCGGCGACTACGCGGAGGCGCGCCGGTTCCTCGCGGCCGCCGTCGCCGCCTACCCCGTCGAACCGAAGTTCGGGCTGTACCTGCTGGCCGCCGCCGGCGGCCGCCCCACCCACGGTCTCGCCCGGCGGGCCAGGGAACTCGGGCGCGTCTTCGCCGGCGTCACCTCCCGTTAGCGACTCCATAGGTAAGTGCCGAACCGGGCAACACGAGTCCGATGACCGAGGACGCCCGAGTGGTATTCGTCACCCAGATGTTCCCGCCCGAGACCGGCGGCAACGCCTCCCGAATCCACGACACGGCGACGAACCTCGGCGACGAGTGGGACGTGACCGTGCTCGCGCCGCCGCCGACGCTGCCGCCCGGCGAGTTCGACCGAAGCCGACGCCGGGCCCGGACCGAGCACGTCGACGGCGTCACCGTCCACCGGCTGTGGACCTGGCAACCGACCGACGAGGACCCGGGCATGGCACGCCGGCTCCCCTACTACCTCCTGTTCGGTCTCCACGCCATCCTGTGGCTGCTGTGGCACCGCCGCCGCTACGACGCCGTCGTCACGTCGACGCCGCCGATATCGACCGGGGCGGCCGGCCTCGTGGCCGCCGCGCTCGGGACCCCCTGGGTGGTCGACGTCCGGGATCTCTGGATAGACGCCTCGATCTCGCTCGGCTACCTCGAGGCCGGCAGCCCGATAGAGCGGGTCAGCCGCCGGTTCCAGCGGTTCGTCCTGGCGACCGCCGACCGCATCACCGTCACGACCGGGACGCTCGGCGAGGCCGTCGCCGCCGAGTACGGCGCCGACCTCGCCGCGAAGACGGTCCCGCTCCCGAACGGCGTCGACACCGACCGCTTCCGGCCCCGGACGGGAACCGACCCCTACACGGCCGGCGACGAGGCCGCGAGCGCGGGCGCCGCCACCGACGGCAGCGGCCGGACCATCGTCTACACCGGCAACCTCGGGAGCGCCCAGGACCTCGAGACCTGCGTTCGCGCGATGGCACACCTCGATTCGGACGCCGTCCTTCGGTTGGTGGGCGGCGGCGACGTGGCCTCGGCGCTGCGCCGGCTTGCCGCCGACATCGGCGTCGCCGACCGCGTCCGGTTCGACGATCCCGTCCCCCGCGACGAGGTGCCCGGTATCCTCAGCGACGCGACGGTCGGCGTCGCGCCGCTCGACGATTCGGCGGCCCTCTCGTACGCGATGCCGACCAAGAGCTACGAGTACCTCGCCTGTGGCCTCCCGACGGTGGTGACCGGCCGGGGCGAAATCGAGCGATTCGCCGACCGGTCGGGCGGCGCCGTCCACGTCGACAACGACCCGGCGGCAGTCGCCGCCGTCTTCGACAACCTGCTTTCGGACCGCCGGCGCCGCGAGCGGATGGCCCGCCGGGGCCGCGCGTACGTCGTCGAACACCACGACCGCCGGGCGCTCGCCGAGCGACTGGGCGAGGAACTCTCGGCGCTCGTCGACGGCGCGCCGGCCGCCGACCGCGACGCGGACGGGGCGGTACCGTGAGGTCGCTGCTCCGTACGGAGCCGGCCAGGACGCTGTACCTCGGGGGTCACACCCTGGCCCGGATGCGCCCGCGGCAGGTCGCGGGCATCCTCGAGCGGCACGCCAGGGAACGCCTCGTGCCCGCGCTGCCGGTCGACTTCGACCGCCGCTACGAGCGGCGCGTCCCCGCCGATCCCCCGGCCCGGACCGACGCCGTGGCCGACAACACCGCGACAATCCGGCGATGTCTCGACGGCGCGGACCGCCGCCACCGCCGGGACCGTGCCCGCGCGGCGGCCGACGGGGAACCGCAGTTCCTGAACCGGTCCGTCCGAATCGCCGACGGCGGGTCGGTCGACTGGGCAGGCGACCGCCTCGAGGATCTCCCGCTGCAGTGGCGGCTGAAGCTCTACGGCTTCGAACCGCTCTCGGACGCGCTGTACGGGTTCGATCCCGACCGGCTCCCCGGATCGGTCCGGGAGCGATTCGACGGGTGGATACGGGGATGGGCGGACGAGGTGGCGGTCGGCGGCCGGCGGTACCTCAGACGGCGGTGGACGCCGTGGGCGGTGTCGCTGCGAATCCAGCGCTGGCTCCGATATCTCGCCTTCCACGAGCGACACGCCCCGGACGCCGACTTCGAGCGCACGCTGCGGCGAGAGACCTACAAGAACGCCTGCTTCCTCCGGAACCACGTCGAGTTCGACGTCGACGGGAACCACCTCGTCGAGAACGGGGTCGCGCTGCTGGCGGCCGGCCTGGTGTTCGACGAGTCCGACTGGACGGACGCGGGGACGTCGGTGCTGGAGACCGCCGCCCGCGAGCAGTTCCTCACGGACGGCTGTCACTACGAGCGGAGCCCCATGTACCACGTCGTCGTCCTCACGCGGCTGCTGACGGCCCGCGACCTGCTGGCACGGACGGACCACACCGTGCCCGACGCTCTCAACGACGCAGCGGCCGAGGCGACGGCGTTCCTCCGGTACCTCCGGCCACCGGACGGCGAACTCCCGCTTTTGAACGATTCCGTCCACGGGGAGTCGCTCTCGCTCGAGGCCTGTCGCCGGTACGCGACCGCCGTCGGCGTCGACGCTCACCGACCCGACACCGACAGCGGCCTGCTCTCGATGGAGGTCGACGCCGGGACGTCGGGCTACCGGTGGCTGCGGACCGACGCCGGCGCGATGCTCGTCGACGGCGGGCCGGTCGGCCCGTCACACCTCCCCGGTCACTCCCACAGCGACACGCTCTCCGTCCTGCTGTGGGTCGACGGCCGGCAGGTGATCACCGACACTGGCACCTTCGACTACACCGGCGGTCCCCGACGGAACTACGCCCGAGGCGTCCGCGCCCACAACACCGTTCAGGTCGGGGACGTAGAGCCGATTCCGCTCGGCGGACAGTACCTGCTCGGCCCGCGACCCGCCCCCGAGACACGGTTCGAACCCGGCGACGTGTCGCTGTTCGAGGGCCGCTACGAGGCGCGACCGCTGGCGGAGGCGCCCTACACCCACCACCGCGCCGTCTACGCCGCCGACGACTGGTGGCTCCTCGACGACGCGGTGGCCGGCGACGTCGACGGCCGGGTCCGGAGCCGGCTCCACCTCCATCCCGACGTCGAACCGGTCGCCGACGGCGAGGGGCTCCGGCTGGAAACCGGCGACCGGCCGGTCCGCGTCCGGCCGCTCGGCGGGGCGACGCTGCGGATAACCGACGGCCGGTACTACCCCCGGTTCGGCGAGGCAATCGACCGCGCCGTCGTGGAGACACGGTCGGACGGCTCCGGTTCCGGGAGGGTTCGACTGGCGCTCGCCGTCGACGCCGGCGAGGAGACGGCGCTCGCGGGGGGCGCCGACGGCCGACAGCGCTTCCGGATCGACGGCCGGACCTACGAGCTTCCGGGCCGTCGGCTCGCACCCCGGTGAGGCGGCCCCGAGCGACGAGACCCGCCTCGAGGCGGGTTAGCGACGGCCTACCTTTGGGGGCGCGGTTCCGTACGGAGGATATGTCCGGAACGCGTTCCTGGAGCAGTGTCGCGGACTCGCTGGACCTGCTGGGGGTCGCACTGCTGGCCGTCGCGGGGACGTTCCCCCTGCTGGTCGAGGGGACGCTCCCGACGCCGGTACGCGTCGGCATCGGGATCGGGCTAATACTGTTCGCGCCGGGGTACGCGCTCGTGTCGCTTTTGATACCCCGGGAGACGGTCGTCGGCGTCGACGGCGACGAGCGCCGGGTTCCGATGGGCGAACGACTCCTCCTGGCGGTCGGGTTCAGCATCGTCACCGTCCCGCTGGTCGGCATCCTCCTGAACTACACCCAGTGGGGACCCGACCCCGAGAGCACCGTCGCCGCCGTCGGTATCGTGACCTTCCTGCTCGCGGAACTCGCCATCTGGCGGCGGCTCGCAGCCGACGCCCCCCGTCGGTTCCGGCCGGGCATCGCCGGGCTGCCGAAGCGGGTCGGGAGCCGTCTCGCCGCCGACACGAACCGGGAGACGGTCGTCAACGTCGTGCTGGTCGCCGGGCTGGCCGTCGCCGTCGCCGGCGTCGGCCTCGCGGTGGCGACGACGGACAACGGCGAGCGCTACACCGAGTTCTACCTCCTCGCCGAGAACGACTCCGGCGAGTTGGTCGCCGACGGCTACCCGACCGAGCTCTCGGTCGGGAAGCCGACCGAGCTCCACGTCGGGGTCGCCAACCGGGAGGCCGAACCCGTCACCTACACCGTCGTGGTGCAGCTACAGCGGGTCGAGCGGACCGAGGCGGGCCGGACGGTCACCGAGCGGTTCGGCGTCGACAGCTTCCGCGTCCGCGCCGGGGCCGGCGAGACGGTCCAGCGCCGCCACGCCGTCGAACCGACCGTCGCGGGCGAGGGCTTCCGACTGACCTACCTGCTGTACGCCGGTGCGGCGCCGTCGGACCCCTCGACGTCGAACGCCTACCGCTCGGTTCACCTGTGGGTCGACGTGACGCCGGCGGGCGGCGGATAATCGAAGCACTGGCGCGAACGACGAATCTCGCCCCGCGAAGAGTAGCGTCCGACTGGCCAACTGAAGTGATCTTACCGAGGACTGTTATATCAGCGGACGTGTACGCGAAGATATGAAACGGCGAGCCCTGCTTTCGAGCGCTGCAGTGGGGGTGGCCGGCATAGCTGGTTGCGCCGGTCCGGGAGACGAGAGGACACCGACATCTACTGCTGGCGATCCGGTTCAGACTGCGGCCGCGCGCTTCCAGACGGCGATCGACGAGTTCGACCGGTACACAGGGAGCCTTCAGCAGACCAGGCTAGACTACTCGAGTGAGACGGTTACGATCGCTCTCGAGGAAGGTCGGGCGGCACTCGAGACGGCACGGGACAGCAATCCGACCGACCGCCAGCAAGCTCAAATCGAGTATCTCGCAACGGTCGCCGATGCAATCGAGGCGACCGCCAAGGGGTACGGCGCGCTCGTCTCGCTCAGCGATCACCTCGGGTTGGCCGAGTCGTACGTCGACGCCAGCCGCCGCGAGGACGCCGTGGCCGAACTGGACGCCGCGACGGATGACCTCGACACGGCCCGGACGCGCCTCGATACAGGGATCGGTGACGTCCGGTCCGCCCGAGAGATGGACGTGGCACTGGAGACGGATCTGACGCTCGTCGAGTGGCGTCAGCGCCTCGTCCAGTCCGTCGACACACTCGACGCCGTCAAGGCCGCCATCGCTGGCTACGAGCACGAAACCACCGGACGGTTGCGGTACGACGACGGCGTCGGTCGCGTGGATTCCGAAGACTACGAAGAGGCGGTTGCAGCCTTTGAGGAAGCCTTCCAGTCTTTCGGCCGGGCACTCGAGGATTACGACACCGCCGAACAGCGGGCCACGGACAGCTACAAGCAGCAGTTGATCCAGCGCCGCTGTCGAATCGAGGGGTATCGGACCGCCGCGGAGTTAGCCTTCGACGGCGCAAAACTCTACGACGAGGGAGCGTTCGACGCGGCCGACGAGAAGTTCGTGGAGGCCCGTGAGGCGTTGAATCGGGACTGCTAATTATCCGTGTGTAGTGACCGGTATGTCTTTACCAGTCCGCCACGGTAGGACTCTGAGAATGCCCCTCCAAT
This genomic interval carries:
- a CDS encoding DUF1616 domain-containing protein produces the protein MSGTRSWSSVADSLDLLGVALLAVAGTFPLLVEGTLPTPVRVGIGIGLILFAPGYALVSLLIPRETVVGVDGDERRVPMGERLLLAVGFSIVTVPLVGILLNYTQWGPDPESTVAAVGIVTFLLAELAIWRRLAADAPRRFRPGIAGLPKRVGSRLAADTNRETVVNVVLVAGLAVAVAGVGLAVATTDNGERYTEFYLLAENDSGELVADGYPTELSVGKPTELHVGVANREAEPVTYTVVVQLQRVERTEAGRTVTERFGVDSFRVRAGAGETVQRRHAVEPTVAGEGFRLTYLLYAGAAPSDPSTSNAYRSVHLWVDVTPAGGG